ccgccggcggcaTCTTGGAGCAGTCTCTGGGATAAGTGGAATTGCCTTGGGAGTACGAACAAAGTGTCCAATTCAGGAAAGTTGTATTTACCGCCACTCTAATATcccaaagttatttccggctgtatgtaatagtgCAAAgaactttctgagctaataatgttaGAAATCAAAAAAATACTGCAACGTTGCTTAGGAGCCATGAACAGTCTATCGGCGCCATCTTGCTATTCCCTGTGCCTGCTGCTGGCCTGGCACTGCCCCTGAAGCTCAGCCAGTGGCCACTGACCGGGGGCACCGCCAGCGCTCAGGCACATGGACCAGGCAGGGGTACACAGGCAGGCTTTGTCcaaaagggcaccctattccctatatagtccactactttaggCCAGAGACATCTCAAGCcaataagtaatgcactatagacAGAGCTGATAGATTGCAGCAAGTCAGCGGGGCCCATTGGGTTAGCAAGGCACTCAGAGGCAGCAGCACGGGTGAGCTGAGCATGCCAACGTGTGTTTCAGTCTGTGTCACAGCCCCACTGTTTCATTATAAATGGGAAACTTTAGAAGAACACAGGGTTTATTTCCAAACCATGATCACAGCTTCCAATGCACAATGGAATGCTGTTGTCTTCCTGCTGGACTTACTCAGTTATTAACTTTGCTTCACTCACGTGGCAGGCCTAGGCTTTGTCTGCCTAGAGACTAGTTGACTCGAAGTCTACTGGTCTCTGTACTGTATCTCTTGACTTGTACTTACTAATAGGCTAACTGTTTGTCAAAGCACCCATCCAGTCAGTGGAAGAGCTGTGCCTACATACAGACTAATAATGAGAGCTggttgattacatttacatttcagtaatttaggagacgctcttgtccagagcgacttaaaggagcaattagggttaagtgccttgctcaaaggcacatcgacagatttttcacctactcggctcagggattcgaaaccagcgacctttcggttactggcccaatgctcttaaccgctaggcttcctgccGCCCTATATGATTAAATGGCATGGTTAATAAACACAACACAGATTGATTAATCCAGTTAGAGGTTAATACATTTAGTGCTCTGAGCAGTTAGATGCTTTTTGTAAGCATGTCTGTGGGATGAGCTAATTCCCACAGTAGCTGACATTTGCCTGTGCGCCAGTACATCTTTCTGCATCGTTACAATTTACACAGTTGTAATGTGTCAACAAATCAAAGCTGACCCACAAACAAGGCTTGTTTAGAAGACAGACGGTTCAGTGTGTAGATAGTGGAGATAGTGGCGTGGAATTGTTGTTTAGCTGGTAGTCTCTGGTGGCAGACAAATTGAGTAGCTGGCCAGCGTGCAGCCGGCACGCAAGATTTGGGTCTGGGTTTGGAGATGCAGGATCTTAATCTGAgcaagtttgctacagcaggagaataatcctgaagcaacaggaaatgcaaattattatgtggattgtaattaatggacatttgtgtaggggttgatacattttttgtaagggaaaatcaagttgGAAATTTCAAAGTGGGAATTACAAACATCAGAAGCCTtattaaacctcaaatacattacacgtttaaaatgtcctgcattgcaggaaagttatcctgcaacagggtgatcaaattaagatcctacatctgtaaggcCTATGTTGCTGGGGTAGTGAACTAAGGGTTGTTACTGTATGTAGAAAAGGCATTTATATAATGCTGGTATGGACCTACCCTTCATTGTAGCTCATTTTCATAAGCAAATCAAGCCTGGACAAGAATGGCTCTATTGCAGCCTTCCACCTCACACAAATGCTACCACAGACTCAGTCAGGCATATCCCCCAAGATGCAAAGTCTCTTCTTTAGGTCTAGGTTATTAGGTGACTGGGTTGTGATTCACCGCCACTAGCTCTTACATGCTAACTGCTTCCCGCTAACTGCTTCCCGCTATATCTGACTCCTAGCGAGGAGGAGAAAAAATAATGTGGCTTCAAACAAGAAAGCGACTAACAAGCGAATGCAATCCTGCTATTTAAATCCCCTGCATGCCGGCATAATGAGTCCCTCCCCGTCAAGAgcagcagaaggagaggaaaacaacatcaacaaaGCTTCTCTTCCTATAGCTTTATTAACAACTAACCTTTGAGAAGTCATTTATGTACATCATTCATTCAGTCagtcccttcttcttcttcttcttcttcttcttcttcttcttcttcttcttcttcttcttcttcttcttcttcttcttcttcttcttcttcttcttcttcttcttcttcttcttcttcttcttcttcttcttcttcttcttcttcttcttcttcttctactacttcttcaGTCCACCTGCCGACAGCTCACCCGCCACAACATGAAaagaggttggagtcattaaaacttgtttttcaaccactccacacttcttgttaacaaactatagttttggcaagtcggttagggcatctactttgtgcatgacacaagtaatttttacaacaattgtttacagacagattatttcacttataattcactgtatcacaattccagtgggtcagaagtttacatacactaagttgactgtgcctttaaacagcttgaaaattccagaaaatgatgtcatggctttagaagcttctgagaggctaattgacatcatttgagtcaattggaggtgtacctgtggatgtatttcaaggcctaccttcaaacgcagtgcctctttgcttgacatcatgggaaaatcaaaagaaatcagccaagacctcagaaaaaaaattgtagacctccacatgtctggttcatccttgggagcaatttccaaatgcctgaaagtaccacgttcatctgtacaaacaatagtacgcaagtataaacaccatgggaccacgcatccatcataccgctcaggaaggagactcgttctgtctcctagagatgaacgtactttggtgcgaaaagtgcaaatcaatcccagaagaacagcaaaggaccttgtgaagatgctggagtaaacaggtacaaaagtatctatatccacagtaaaacaagtcctatatcgacataacctgaaaggccgctcagcaaggatgaagccactgctccaaaaccaccataaaaaagccagactacggtttgcaactgcacatggggacaaagatcgtattttttggagaaatgaatgaaacaaaaatagaaatgtttggccataatgaccatcgttatgtttggaggaaaaagggggacgcttgcaagccgaagaacaccatcccgtgaagcacggggttggcagcatcatgctgtgggggtgctttgctgcaggagggactggtgcacttcacaaaatagatggcatcatgaggaaggaaaattatgtggatatattgaagcaacatctcaagacatcagtcaggaggttaaagcttggtcgcaaatgggtcttccaaatggacaatgaccccaagcatacttacaaagttgtggcaaaatggcttaaggacaacaaagtcaagttattggagtggccatcacaaagccctgacctcaatcctatagaacatttgtgggcagaactgaaaaagcgtgtgtgagcaaggaggcctacaaacctgactcagttacaccagctctgtcaggaggaatgggccaaaattcaaccaacttattgtgggaagcttgtggaaggctacccgaaacgtttgacccaagttaaacaatttaaaggcaatgctaccaaatactaattgagtataagtaaacttctgacccactgggaatgtgatgaaagaaataaaagctgaaagaaatcattctctctactattattctgacatttcacattcttaaaataaagtggtgatcctaactgacctaaaacatggaatttttactaggattaaacgtcaggaattgtgaaaaactgagtttaaatgtatttggctaaggtgtatgtaaacttctgacttcaactgtatataccacaggggaggtggaagggggttagggaggtgggggtgggggtgctgccTGCCTGTGTTCTAAAGCCCTAAAGGGCAAAAGGCTAAGGGGCTTGAGGAGAAAAGAGCTGCTGCAGGAGCCTGATTACACCTCCAGTGGGATACACTCTGGGTAGCGTCACAAATGGCActttattccctatgtagtgtactgcATTTGacggtccaaagtagtgcactgtaaggAACACTTTTTCATTTGGGATTCACAtctgctctaccctgctctactctactctgttctgctctactctgttctgttctactctgcactactctgctctactctgctctgttctactctgcactactctgctctactctgctctgttctactctgcactactctactctactctgctctgctctactctgctctgctctgttttacTCTCTACTCTGCTAtgctctcctctctactctgctctactctgctctctactctgctctactctgctctactctgctctgttattctctgctctgctctactctgctctactctgctctctactctgctctgctctgttctactcttctctgctctctgctctactctgctctgctctactctgctctactctctgctctgctttactctctgctctactctactctctactctgaactCTGAACTCTGCTCTGCTCGGCACCTCCACAGCACTATGCACACACTCAAACAAAGGAAGCAGCATGGCTGGTGCAGGCAGGGAAGGTAGGAGGAAGGATAGGAGGTGGCCTTGTCCCTGGCTTATAGCCTAGGCCAGCTCTTTTATGGCCATGCTCATATAGTATAGCGCTCCTGGGACACCTCAGAGCAGCCCACCcacctccctcagcccatcccagcaCACGCCAGGCCCTCTATTAGCTAACAGGCTCCCAGGCCCCAGTGGCCCCTAGGAACTCACTGTTTATGGGCTGAGGGATCAATACTCTCCCCAGAAGTGTATATTAAAGTCTGAACTGGCTGAGTAGCCTATCAGTTGATCACCGATGGAGGTGGGGGGAGGGACGCAGGATGACAATGAGCAGGTTTTGACAGCTATGGGctggggggaggggtgtgtgtaaAATGACCAGACGTAGTGGAGAGGGACTGTAAAtctccactgtactgtatatcagaCACACCTGGGACACCCGTCCAATCCAGACGTATGCAAATGACGAATTCAAAGAAGCTGCTGATTATTCCAgccacatctctctctcacccGTGGCTTGATTCTCTCTgctgccctctcctctcttcctgctGAGAAATGCAAATGTAGAGCGTACCGAACGATGTAGGCTTGTGTCCGACACGTTTCACCCCCTGGGCGTCCCCAccgacacacacgcacatgcacatgcacacacacatacacacacatacacacacacacacacacggttcccAGCTACCTCGTCCAGCTTCACACTAATTACCCTTGTAGTAGCGCTACGTCTGATCATCCTTGATTTTGGGATGCGCTGCTACTGCTCctactactgcttctactgcttctactactgctgctactgctcctactactgcttctactgcttctactactgctgctactgctactgctgctactgctgctactgctccttctactgctgctactgctccttctactgcttctactgcttctgctgctactgctactgctgctactgctccttctactgctgctactactgctgctactgctccttctactgctgctactactgctgctactgctcctactactgcttctactgctcctactactgctgctactgctccttctactgctgctactactgctactactgctactgcttctactgctgctgctactgctgctgctactgctgctgctactgcttctactactgctactgctgctacttctactgctgcttctgctactgctactgctgctactgctccttCTACTGctcctactactgctgctactgctactgctgctactgctccttctactgctgctactgctgctactactgctactgcttctactgctgctgctgctgctactgctgctgctactgctgctgctactgcttctactactgctactgctgctactgctgctgctacttctgctactgctgctaatactgctgctgctgctactgctgctactgatgctactgctgctgctacttctgctactgctgctaatactgctgctgctgctactgctgctactgatgctgctgcttctgctactgctgctgctactgctactgctgctattgctgcttctactgctgctactgctgctgctactgctgctactactgctactgctgctactgatgctgctgctgctgctactgctgctgctactgctgctactactgctactcctgctactgttgctactgctactgctgctaatactgctgctactgctgctactactgccaTTGTTTCCACTTGTTAGACCCTCACTGCATGACGTTGTTTGGTCCTGATTAAATAATACTGATAAAAGGAGTGAAAACACACAGCAGTGTGCTGGTTGTGGTATtaaagagagggacaggagggtgAGCTGTGCATGTCTAATGGTGTCCTGATTCATTTAGGAATGATTGTTCTGGGGCCAATGATTAATCCCTGCAGGACGTGATGTGTCAGCGGGAGAATAAAGGATTAAAACAGGAGTAACATTgtggaataataataattaatagaTTCAGATCCTGGTAAAACAGACAGAGGCCTTGAAGGAGAATTTtgcttttttacaaccaaattaAAATGTTTACCAATATTCAATTTTGTTGCAACTCGAGCGATACCTCTCTGTCCATTCTAGCAGCAGGCTACACGGAGAATGGAACAGTTGGATACGGTAAAACGTTGCGGATAAAGTttggaatgacacaatttcatgtctacaacatctaaagacctgcatcactctACTGAGCGTTTCCGTTTCTAAGAGGATGTATTTGTGTatttttggagcctttgttcagGTCTTTTTAGAGCCCCCGTACTGTACAAAGAGGATGTATTTTTAGAGCCCCCGTACTGCACAAAGAGGATGTCTTTTTAGAGCCCCCGTACTGTACAAAGAGGATGTATTTTTAGAGCCCCCGTACTGTACAAAGAGGATGTATTTTTAGAGCCCCCGTACTGCACAAAAAGGATGTCTTTTTAGAGCCCCCGTACTGTACAAAGAGGATGTATTTTTAGAGCCCCCGTACTGTACAAAGAGGATGTATTTTTAGAGCCCCCGTACTGCACAAAGAGGATGTCTTTTTAGAGCCCCCGTACTGTACAAAGAGGATGTCTTTTTAGAGCCCCCGTACTGTACAAAGAGGATGTCTTTTTAGAGCCCCCGTACTGCACAAAGAGGATGTCTTTTTAGAGCCCCCGTACTTTACAaagaggatgaggaagtgaatAGCTGCTTGGGGTAAGTTTCCCAAAAACAAGTCAAATCGCAGAAaaagtgtctggacccttctataacatgaCATTTACATATCTTTATttgatttggttgtaaaaaagctAAATTCTCCTTTAaagagcagagaggagggagggacagagggagggagagagaggggagggtggggtgtgagagagggaaggagagaaaaaggttgggaaggaggggggtggggggagagaaaaCAGACAGAGCCCTTGAAaagcagagagggatggaggtagggaAGGAGGGGTGCAAGCAGAGGCTCCCATCTCTCTACCATGGACCAGATAATTAACTCCTGGGGAAAAACTGTGaagagggtctctctctctctctctctctctcgctctctctatctatctctctctctctttgtctctctcccctctctgtgtctctcactcaATAAACATTTTCAATTTAAATTTAGAgagatttattggcatgggaaacgtgtttacattgccaaagcaagtggaatagacaataaacccaagggaaataaacaagggaaataaacaattagaaatgaacagtaaacattacactcacaaaagttttaaaagaatatagacattctctctctcttgattTATAACATGAAGGAGGGGCCAGATTGCAAAGCATTGTTACATAAATAGCAGACTTCCCTTCATGGATGTTTTCACAGTTAGATTGGAAATGAGGAGCACGGATAGGGGAGGGTGCTAGCCGAccggaggggggtagaggggtagaacTGAAATGAGATGGCGATgctaatgcattccttctaaggaATAAATGTAGGGTAATATGAGCAccaatatatttatttatcattCCTTTGGTTTTTAGCTGTGCTTTACCCTTGTCTTTCTCTAGCTGGCATGTTTTGGACCATAAGATATCTTGTTTAAATGTCTGTTTAAATAGCCTCTtacttttttctatttttttaccCATGGCATCTAGAATTAGTCGTTGTAGTTCTATTGATTATAGACCACTATCCTGAAGGGTGCTTCTCTGATATGGTTTGACTCATAGCAGCGCATGGTGAGTGGAGATCTGTGAAATGTGGCGCCCAGGGCAGTCCATTGGTTTGTGCTCTTCTTAGAAACCCAGTGTCTCTAAGGCCCCTCTGAGGCAGGAAGCATAACTATGACTCAGGTCATTCTAATTTCCGTTAGCCGTAACCTGCTCACTTTCCTTCATTGTCCTATCAGACCTATCCAGTCCAGCAACTCCTTTGGAATGTGGCGATAAAGGTTTCCTTCCATTGTCTTCTGTCACCATCCATTCCACTGTTCCCTAACTCATTGTTGCCTTGGTGAGGGTGAACTCCTCCCCAGCAGGCAGTTACTGAATTAAGAGCCTTTTCCATCCGTTTTTATCTGCTTCCCCTTTGACTGAGTGTGATTCACAATGTGCTAACTTTCCTTTATtcaccactccctctctctttctgcctttcTTTCAGAATCATGTGAAGACCCTGGTGAAGATACAAGTGTGAACCTAGCCTTTGAGAAGACGAAGAGGAAGGTAGCCTAGCTTCCttccctcccactcctcctcctcctcctcctcctcctcctgtttacTCTGCTGTTGCCTTGCCCCTAGAGGTATGGAGGGCCGGCGGTCGCGGCGGGTCACACGACGCAGCAGCAGGACTTTCCCAGCGGGCCCTAGAGGGGGCGCTGTGCTGGCCATGCTGGGCCTGTGGCTGTTAGCTATCGCTGCCACCGTGTGCCAAGGCCAGATCACCTTCACCAGCTTCCACCCGGAGCGCCGTGAGTGGGCCTTCAACCACCTGACGGTCCACCAGACAACGGGGGCACTCTACATTGGAGCGGTCAACCGCGTCTACAAGCTCTCGGGTAACCTGACACTCATGGTGTCCCACGACACGGGTCCTGAGGACGACAACAAGGCGTGCTACCCGCCCCTCATCGTCCAGCCCTGCTCTGAACCCCTGACCTCCACTAACAACGTCAACAAACTGCTTCTCATAGACTACAGCCAGAATCGTCTGCTGGCCTGCGGTAGTCTCTACCAGGGAGTCTGCAAGCTGCTGCGTCTGGATGATCTCTTCATCCTAGTGGAGCCGTCCCATAAGAAAGAGCACTACCTCTCCAGCGTCAACCAGACAGGCACCATGTACGGGGTCATCGTGCCCTCCTCCCAGGGCCAGGATGGGACTCTCTTCATCGGGACGGCCGTAGACGGTAAACAGGACTACTTCCCCACCATCTCCAGCCGTAAGCTCCCCCGCGACCCAGAGTCCTCGGCCATGCTAGACTACGAGCTTCACACAGACTTCGTCTCGTCTCTGATAAAGATCCCGTCAGACACGCTAGCGCTGGTGTCCCACTTCGACATCTACTATGTGTACGGCTTCGCCAGCGGCTCCTTTGTCTACTTCCTGACCGTCCAGCCCGAGACGCCGGAGAACAGCATGTCATCAGGTGGATCCTCCAACGACCTCTTCTACACCTCGCGCATTGTCCGCCTCTGCAAGGATGACCAAAAGTTCCACTCATACGTTTCTTTACCCGTGGGCTGCGTGAGGAACGGCGTGGAGTACCGTCTCCTGCAGGCCGCCTACCTAGCCAAGCCGGGCCGTGTGCTGGCCGCCTCGCTCAACATCAGCGCCACGGACGACGTGCTCTTCACCGTGTTCTCCAAGGGCCAGAAGCAGTACCACCGGCCGCCAGATGACTCGGCGCTCTGCGTGTTCACCATTAAGGACATCAACGCCCGCATCAAGGAGCGCCTGCAGTCCTGCTACCAGGGAGAGGGCAACCTGGAGCTCAACTGGCTGCTGGGAAAAGACGTGCAGTGCACTAAAGCGGTGAGTTACAGAGGagacacgcgcacgcacgcacacacacacatacacttacacacacacacacacacacacacacacacacacacacacacacacacacacacacacacacacacacacacacacacacacacacacacactggccctgACAGAATAAAAGGCCCTGACAAAGGTTACAGAACTACAGAGGAACGCACATAACTGTGCATACTTCACAGTTCTCTCTCTGTACTCATACCTCAATGTCCATTATTGCTCACTAGTGTCATGGTCTATAGTTACCATTTCTACAGAGAACAATGACAGTGCACCCTTTTACATTCTCAACAAATGTACAATAGCTAGACTCATCTTACACAGTGTAAGGCCAAGGCCATTGTTGACATTGGTGAAACCTGACATCATTATTAAAtgtttttgtccatccacacctctGCTTTCATTAACAGAAAGATTATGTGAAGCAGGCAGCTCTCTTCCACAGGGAGTTCACATCAGCCTCAGTTCGATGTAGAAAGCCAGCAGAataattcatttacattttacaatgACTGTAGTCTACTGAGGTTACCGTTGGTAATAGCTTACAGAGTCGGTCTCAGCTCAGTTctaatagcctgggtaccagtctgtttgtgctaacgTTCCACTCATTGCCACTCCATGTTTGGAATATGACACGGAGTGGAACGTCAGCTCTAATGTTTCCTCTAGACATTAAACAACAGGGCAGCAACCACAGCTCATCAATGACCCTAGAAACCACAAGGTTGAGTCTGAGACTGAGAGGAACTATGGTGGCACACACTCATAATAGTAACACACAGCAATCAAGATAACTACCTTTGACtgctctacagatgtaggatcttaatttgcaGGATAATTTtgctgcaatgcaggacatttacaacttgtagtgtatttgaggtttaaaaaggtgtctgaagtttgtaatttccacaaaagtttgacatttcagacttgctTTTCCCTTaccaaaaatgtatcaacccctacaaaaatgtccattaattataatccaaataataattcacatttcctgttgctgcaggattattttcctgctgtagcaaactggcgcaaattaagattctacatctgtactTTGCAGGGGTACAACACTTTCCGTTATCAAATCATTCTCACACTACATGTAATTAGACCTAATTGTTTTGCAGCTCCGATAGGGGGGAGCAGAACAGGCACATTAAAGACTATCTGAATGACAGAGAACATTTTCACAAATTAAGGAGGGGATTTATTTTCCTTGGCAACCATCAAAGTGATACTATTCTCCTCCAGCGCAATCCAAATAAACACGCTTTGCCCTCGTAgacgggggagggggagggggaggaggagggggagggagcaaatgaggagagagaaagaaagtgggGCAGGTAAGCTCAGCTCATGTTAGTGTGCTATCAGCTAGATCACACACCattccatcccctcctctctgaaACCGTTAGCGTTCTCTAACACCAGGCCATATATCTGCTGTAGCATCTTGTCAGCCACAATGGCTTTGTTCTTTAATTGCTAATATGAATTAAAAGGGGAATTATGAACAGTAATGCCTAGCTAAGTGTAAAGTCTCTATGACATGTAATGCATATGAGTGTGCAATGGGCTATCGGCTTGCATGCTTGATTGGCGATTGCCTTCAAGTGCAAGTGGGTATGTCTtttaaaaagtgtgtgtgtgtgtgtgtgtcgtcttTATGTCTATGtacgtctgtgtgtgcatgttaatgcctgtatatagtgtgtgtgccGGGGGTGGGGGGAGTTGGGGGTATAAAGAGGATTCTATATTTTTTGACTTATTAATGATATACCCGGCGAGATCAGAAGTGTGTGGTTGCCTTTGTGCTAGTCCCCCGGGGCACTCTATTGACCGCTTTTATTAACATCACTAAATTCCCTATTAGTGCAATGTCAGAGGTGATTGTCAGGTGGAGGGAGACGTAATCTGGGGCCTGCGCTGTTTGGTTTCattagcaccagagagagagagagacagacagagagagagacagacagagagagagagagagagagagagagagagagagagagagagagagagagagagagagagagagagagagagagagagagagagagagagagagagaggggattgagagagagagagagagagagagagagagagagagagagagagagagagagagagagagagagagagagagagagagagagagagagagagagagagagagagagagagagagagagagagagagagagagagagagagagagagagagagagagagagagagagagagagagaaccctttatggttgtgaggtgtggggtcaccaaccaataattcacaaaatgggacaaacacca
This portion of the Coregonus clupeaformis isolate EN_2021a chromosome 24, ASM2061545v1, whole genome shotgun sequence genome encodes:
- the LOC121538014 gene encoding plexin-A2-like isoform X2 produces the protein MEGRRSRRVTRRSSRTFPAGPRGGAVLAMLGLWLLAIAATVCQGQITFTSFHPERREWAFNHLTVHQTTGALYIGAVNRVYKLSGNLTLMVSHDTGPEDDNKACYPPLIVQPCSEPLTSTNNVNKLLLIDYSQNRLLACGSLYQGVCKLLRLDDLFILVEPSHKKEHYLSSVNQTGTMYGVIVPSSQGQDGTLFIGTAVDGKQDYFPTISSRKLPRDPESSAMLDYELHTDFVSSLIKIPSDTLALVSHFDIYYVYGFASGSFVYFLTVQPETPENSMSSGGSSNDLFYTSRIVRLCKDDQKFHSYVSLPVGCVRNGVEYRLLQAAYLAKPGRVLAASLNISATDDVLFTVFSKGQKQYHRPPDDSALCVFTIKDINARIKERLQSCYQGEGNLELNWLLGKDVQCTKAPVPIDDSFCGLDINQPLGGSQLVTGHTLYTETRDRMTSVTSYVYNGYCVAFVGTKSGRLKKIRVDGPPHGGVQYETMLVIKDGISILRDMAFSLDHNYLYVMSERQVFSEGPL